The sequence CTTCGGACTCCCTCTGAAGATGACATCGCGCGGGGTGTGCGCTATGTCGTCTGGCCATTGGCTGCAGTAGCTGTGATCCCGTAGGTTGGCTCTGCATCCCCTCCTTGCTTGGTTGCTGACTACTTCACGACAGGGCGGACTGTTGCCTTGCTCGACCTTTATCTTTGTGATCTCTCCAACAGCGGTTTCTGTATCTCGAACGGGTAGACGTCCTATGGCTTGTAAGGAGCTTCTGGGTGTGCCAGGCCGCGAATCCACCGCTGAGCGAGATGGAAATTAGCACTTGCATAAGAAGGGGCACCTTCAGACGTATGCATTCGGCCTGATCATGCTTGCCTCACATCAACCGGCCCCATCCGGAGCCTTTTGTCTGAGGTGGCTCTCCTCCGGATGAGTGGTCGCACGTCCGCTGATTTCAGGACTGCAGATGTCTCCTACTCCAGCCGGTGATCGTGGCCTCCACGTTCTCCAGGTGCCACTGCAGTGGCCCCCGACCCTGAGTGCAGCCCCAGCGGCGGTAGTGCTTGCCCGGGGTGAGCACCCCCCGCAGCCGCAGCTGACGGAGGGTCTCGCGGCTCATCCCAAGAGCAGCGCAAGCTTCGGCCGTCGTCATCCAGACCCGCTGACGTCCGGATGGGGGTGGTGTCGTCTGGTTCTCCATCAGGCCAGCTCCCGCAGCACGCTGACCACCGCGGGATTCCAGAGGATCTGGTAGCCGCTGTGGCCGCCGCGGCAATAGGGCAGGGCTTCTGCCCAATGTTCGCCGGCATTGGTGAGTTCCCATTCCCCACGCTGATTGCGGATCTGCAGCCCGCAGGCTGCAAGGTGTTGGTTCGTGTCCTTGGCTTTCATCCCTAGCAGCTGCCCGAGCCCCGTGGCATTGAGTGAGCAGATCGGGTCCTCCGCTGCCGGCAGGGCTCGCCGCAGGGTTTCGGTCGCCAGCCCAGTGTTTTCCTGAATGCAGGTGAGCGTTGCTGCCATGGCGATACCGGGTTTCACGCCGGGGACCTGGGCGACGGCCTGACCAATCAGCAACAGAGCCCCGACGCTGTCCTGCTTATCTGAGGGCAAGGATGCCGGCGTGGGCGCGAGGCCAGGCACGGAATAGCGCCCTGTCCGGCGGATCGCCGGCAAAACCTCGTGTGTGACCCAACGCTTGAAGCGCTTGGCCTCCGGCTTGCGGCTGCCGAGAACCAAGGTGTAGAGACCAGGTTCATTCACCGTGGCCACGGCCTGCACACCGCCAGGGGTGTCAGTTGAAATGACACCCTTCTCGTCGTCATCCAGTCGGGTCGTGGCCTGACGAGGATTGCCGATCCCCAGCACGCTGCAGACATCGGTGGCGACAAACCAGGGGTCGCCGTGCTCGTCAGCGAAGACGCGGAGCTGGCTGCCTTCGAAGTCAAAGGGAACAAGGGTGCTTGAAGTCGTGCTGTTCATCGGTCTGAAAACGCTGTGACGGGTGGAACCTCACCGGCATCAGTGCCGGCGGCGGGGCGGAAGACGGTGTTGGCGCTGCTCACAGGCCGAGGCGGCACAGGCCCGGCAAGCACGAGCAGCAGGGTGCTGAGCTGAAACGCCAGCCCCAGCAGCACCAGGGCGCGCAGCCCGGCAAGGCTGGAGGCCGTGACCATGACGGTGGGCCGGCGGGTGCGGCAGAAGGCAGGCAGCTGGGGAGCGGGCCGGTGAGGGGGCCTGCCGCTCCAGGCCCCGGCGTTGATGCCCTGACGATCAAGCGGCATCAGAACAACTCCTCGCCCTCGTCGGATGCACCGGTGCTCCAATCACCGGCACCACTGCCGGTGGTGGTGTAACCCTCGACCTCCTCGAAGCCATCGGTGGGATCGACCTGCTCGTAGGCAACGAACTCGACGACCTGGATGGCACGGGGCTGGAAGGTCATGCCGCAGCCGTTTTCGCCATCCCAGTCGTAGATGTCGAAGGCCACGACGACCTTGGAGCCGTTGCCGATGGCGGCCCCATCCCAGGGCTGCTTTTTGGCATCGACGATGCGGGGCCCCTCAGACAGGGAGCCATCACGCCGCTGAAACTGCGGCACCTTGAAGCGCACCGCGGTGAGCTCGCTGGGCGTTTCCTTGTCCGGCTTCCAGGGGAAACCCTTCTCGGCGCGGCGCTTGCGGCTGCCATGCAGAGCGATGAACTGGTCCTCCATTGCCAGCAAGAAGGACTGCGCCTTTTGGTCACTGTTGGGAAGCAGCAGATCGCAGGTCCAGGCCTTGGGTTTGCTCTTGTCGAGCTGGTGCCGGGGGGTGATCAGGTGGGCCCAGCGCACTTCGGCGAGGGGCGTGCGGAAGATCGTCTTAGCCATGGGTTGACTCGGGGTGAACGGTGGACGAGAGGGGTTGATCGAATGGGGCAAGCGGCGGCAGGCCAAGGCGCTCGCGCAGCAGGTGATGCACGGCGCCGCTGGCCGAGAGGTTGCGGGCTTGCATCAGCTCGCGGACCTGCAGGTAGACGTCGGTGCGGACCTGGGTCTGGATGACATGGCGACCGGCCCGTGAGCGGGGCTGCTCGCCATAGCGACGGGGCCTGCTCATGGCTCTGCGGGCGCTTGAGCGCCTTCGAACTCCTCGAGGAAGCGGTCGATGAAGGCGCTGTGCTGGTGCTGGGT is a genomic window of Cyanobium sp. Tous-M-B4 containing:
- a CDS encoding helix-turn-helix domain-containing protein, which produces MENQTTPPPSGRQRVWMTTAEACAALGMSRETLRQLRLRGVLTPGKHYRRWGCTQGRGPLQWHLENVEATITGWSRRHLQS
- a CDS encoding Bro-N domain-containing protein, which gives rise to MNSTTSSTLVPFDFEGSQLRVFADEHGDPWFVATDVCSVLGIGNPRQATTRLDDDEKGVISTDTPGGVQAVATVNEPGLYTLVLGSRKPEAKRFKRWVTHEVLPAIRRTGRYSVPGLAPTPASLPSDKQDSVGALLLIGQAVAQVPGVKPGIAMAATLTCIQENTGLATETLRRALPAAEDPICSLNATGLGQLLGMKAKDTNQHLAACGLQIRNQRGEWELTNAGEHWAEALPYCRGGHSGYQILWNPAVVSVLRELA